One window of Thalassovita mediterranea genomic DNA carries:
- the zwf gene encoding glucose-6-phosphate dehydrogenase codes for MAKFIPVGTFDLVIFGGTGDLSQRKLLPALYHRYADGQIPEDSRIVGVSRTEMSDEDFRAFAFEACEAHTKDSIEKDCWAKFEKLLSFATMDATDPDADWSGLKERLGGDDRPAIFYLAVTPKIYVPICEAIGAAGLAGGDARVVLEKPIGTDLESAKAINSGVGAVFAEDHIYRIDHYLGKETVQNLLVLRFGNTLFEPLWNRTAIDHIQITVSEDVGVGERAGYYDSAGAVRDMLQNHLLQLLCLIAMEPPNSIEADEIRTEKIKVLNALRPMVAKCVGEDTVRAQYGPGTVDGEKVKGYLEELDDGNSKTETFVAIKAWVDNWRWARVPFYLRTGKRMRSRHSEIMVQFREAPHAMFGEDQAHSNRLIIRLQPDEGVQLYVQIKEPGPGGLRVQSLPLNLSYAESFQVRYPDAYERLLMDVVRGNLALFMRREEVEEAWEWVDGLLEGWAAANTPIHTYAAGLEDGPVEARMLLRQDGRDWWSNGK; via the coding sequence ATGGCCAAATTTATTCCTGTCGGGACGTTCGACCTCGTCATTTTCGGCGGCACGGGCGATCTTAGCCAGCGCAAGCTTCTGCCTGCGCTCTATCACCGCTATGCCGATGGGCAGATCCCCGAGGACTCGCGCATTGTCGGTGTCTCGCGCACTGAAATGTCCGACGAGGACTTCCGTGCCTTCGCCTTCGAGGCCTGTGAGGCGCACACCAAGGACAGCATCGAAAAGGATTGCTGGGCGAAGTTCGAGAAGCTGCTCTCCTTCGCAACAATGGACGCGACCGACCCTGATGCGGACTGGTCCGGCCTGAAAGAGCGCCTCGGCGGCGATGACCGGCCCGCCATCTTCTATCTGGCGGTGACCCCGAAAATCTATGTGCCGATCTGTGAAGCGATTGGCGCTGCGGGCCTTGCCGGAGGGGATGCGCGCGTCGTTCTGGAAAAGCCGATTGGCACCGATCTGGAGTCCGCAAAAGCGATCAATAGCGGTGTAGGGGCGGTGTTTGCCGAAGACCATATCTACCGCATCGACCACTATCTTGGGAAAGAGACAGTGCAGAACCTGCTGGTCCTGCGCTTTGGCAATACGCTGTTCGAGCCGCTCTGGAACCGCACCGCCATCGACCATATCCAGATCACTGTGTCCGAGGATGTCGGCGTCGGCGAACGTGCAGGCTATTATGACAGCGCTGGCGCTGTCCGCGACATGCTGCAGAACCACCTGCTCCAGCTTCTCTGCCTGATTGCGATGGAGCCTCCGAATTCCATTGAGGCTGACGAAATCCGCACCGAGAAGATCAAGGTTCTCAATGCCCTCCGACCGATGGTGGCCAAGTGCGTCGGTGAGGACACGGTGAGGGCGCAATACGGGCCCGGCACGGTCGATGGCGAAAAGGTCAAAGGCTATCTCGAAGAGCTCGATGACGGGAACAGCAAGACCGAAACCTTCGTCGCCATCAAGGCATGGGTCGACAATTGGCGATGGGCGCGCGTGCCTTTCTATCTTCGAACCGGCAAACGCATGCGGTCGCGCCATTCAGAGATCATGGTCCAGTTCCGCGAAGCGCCGCATGCCATGTTCGGAGAGGATCAGGCCCATTCCAACAGGCTGATCATCCGCCTGCAGCCTGATGAAGGCGTGCAGCTTTACGTCCAGATCAAGGAGCCGGGCCCCGGCGGCCTGCGCGTGCAGTCACTGCCGTTGAACCTCTCCTATGCGGAATCGTTTCAGGTGCGGTATCCCGATGCCTATGAGCGCCTGCTCATGGATGTGGTTCGCGGAAACCTCGCCCTCTTCATGCGGCGCGAGGAAGTCGAGGAAGCCTGGGAGTGGGTCGATGGCCTGCTTGAAGGCTGGGCGGCAGCCAATACGCCGATCCATACCTATGCGGCCGGACTTGAAGACGGACCCGTGGAGGCGCGCATGCTGCTGCGTCAGGACGGGCGAGACTGGTGGAGCAACGGCA
- a CDS encoding response regulator transcription factor, whose amino-acid sequence MAERAGSIAIIDDHDLFLQGLALIVQRDFPSFQVETVTEASEILNKLSAGTRFDLIICDLIMSEMNGLAFVDTIRKQGHRVPVLMLSGINSAPPIAEMQAVGANGFIHKSQGSRSLSHAVDAVRSNPFGFQDFSKPARAIGDSEVGEDCIADLPKLGDRQIEVLRLLSGGGQNSEIARALSISENTVKTHLKYIFVELGVSRRTECVQRAQQLGLI is encoded by the coding sequence TTGGCAGAGCGCGCAGGTTCAATCGCGATCATCGACGATCACGACCTGTTTCTACAGGGGCTGGCGCTAATCGTTCAGCGTGATTTTCCTTCGTTTCAGGTCGAGACTGTCACCGAGGCTTCGGAGATCCTGAACAAGCTCTCGGCCGGGACCCGGTTTGATCTGATCATCTGCGACCTCATCATGAGCGAGATGAATGGTCTCGCTTTCGTCGATACGATCCGCAAGCAGGGTCACCGCGTGCCCGTCCTGATGCTGTCCGGCATCAATTCAGCCCCGCCGATTGCCGAAATGCAGGCCGTGGGGGCAAATGGCTTCATCCATAAATCGCAAGGTAGCCGTTCGCTCAGCCATGCTGTCGATGCGGTCCGCTCCAATCCGTTCGGGTTTCAGGATTTCAGCAAACCGGCTCGCGCCATCGGAGACTCCGAGGTCGGGGAAGATTGTATTGCCGACCTTCCGAAACTCGGCGACCGGCAGATCGAAGTGCTGAGACTGTTGAGTGGCGGAGGACAAAATAGCGAGATCGCACGTGCGCTTTCGATCAGCGAGAACACGGTCAAAACCCATCTCAAATATATCTTCGTCGAGCTTGGCGTCAGCCGCCGCACCGAATGCGTCCAGCGCGCGCAGCAACTCGGTTTGATCTAG
- a CDS encoding hybrid sensor histidine kinase/response regulator, translating to MQTPEQTGALRIELEQARLLRDNVVRSCVFVEAVIVYLTIMIIAFGKTEFAALWFCAASAMVGVTYIHAKFNPRGDLTASNYKRYLRGHIIVCCLTGLVWTVFASLQVDGDDLLSLFVASNMVFAITVGGMLPGSEYRPGFIALASCTMLPFAAYWIYALDGGTQMAALGIILYYLFGIMVSGRTDRDTRDGIIARRNQALTDQLVERNKQIEKASEERTRFLAATSHDLSQPLHAQGFFIETLRNELTSERQKELLDQIDETRQGLSDLLRGIVDITRIDSGAVVPDIQTVDLEALLKPLLHQFTTQAEIEGLILKAAMEKVSAQTDPVLLSRIISNLLSNALRYTPPPGQISFKLQHSGSAPVIEIADTGPGIPKDQQENIFDEYVRLNHTGQAAKPGLGLGLSIVRRLAVLLDVELQLNSAPGSGTRWSLVLPAAARPPSDATVSKPQDAKPFASAPLCLIVDDMKPVRDGMNALLTSWGCRTYTAANGEQATRLLGSSQQVPDILLVDRRLGAGLDGGVDVIRQLRGLSGRNTPAILMTGDIANIEEEVAGLGIHVMLKPVAPDNLRHMLGKLLAAADRTFA from the coding sequence ATGCAGACACCAGAACAAACAGGTGCGCTACGGATAGAGCTCGAACAGGCACGCCTGCTCCGCGACAATGTCGTGCGCTCCTGCGTCTTCGTCGAAGCCGTGATCGTCTACCTGACCATCATGATCATCGCTTTCGGCAAGACCGAATTTGCGGCGCTATGGTTCTGCGCGGCGTCCGCGATGGTTGGCGTCACCTACATCCATGCCAAGTTCAATCCACGTGGCGACCTCACGGCATCAAACTATAAAAGGTATCTGCGCGGACACATTATTGTCTGCTGCCTGACTGGTCTGGTCTGGACCGTATTTGCCAGCCTCCAGGTCGACGGGGACGACCTTCTTTCGCTGTTCGTTGCCAGCAATATGGTCTTCGCCATTACCGTCGGCGGCATGCTGCCCGGATCGGAATACCGGCCGGGCTTCATCGCGCTTGCCAGCTGCACCATGCTGCCTTTCGCAGCCTACTGGATTTACGCGCTCGATGGCGGCACGCAGATGGCGGCGCTGGGTATCATTCTCTACTATCTGTTCGGCATCATGGTCAGTGGCAGGACTGACCGTGATACGCGCGACGGCATCATCGCCCGCCGCAACCAGGCGCTGACCGATCAGCTCGTTGAACGTAACAAGCAGATCGAGAAAGCCAGCGAGGAGCGCACACGTTTCCTCGCTGCGACCAGCCATGACCTGTCACAACCTCTCCACGCGCAAGGCTTCTTCATCGAAACACTCCGCAATGAGCTGACGAGTGAGCGGCAGAAAGAACTGCTCGACCAGATCGACGAGACCCGGCAGGGATTGAGCGACCTGTTGCGCGGTATCGTCGATATCACGCGGATCGATAGCGGCGCGGTGGTTCCAGACATTCAGACAGTGGATCTCGAAGCTCTGCTGAAACCCCTCCTCCACCAGTTTACGACCCAGGCTGAGATTGAAGGACTGATCTTGAAGGCGGCCATGGAGAAGGTCTCCGCCCAGACCGACCCTGTCCTTCTCAGTCGCATCATCAGCAATCTTCTCTCCAACGCCCTTCGCTATACGCCGCCGCCCGGGCAAATCAGCTTCAAGCTCCAACACAGCGGTTCCGCGCCCGTCATCGAGATCGCCGACACCGGCCCGGGCATTCCGAAAGACCAGCAGGAAAACATTTTCGATGAGTATGTCCGGCTCAACCATACCGGACAGGCGGCAAAGCCGGGGCTCGGTCTTGGACTTTCGATCGTCCGGCGACTGGCTGTCTTGCTGGACGTTGAGCTACAGCTGAATTCTGCGCCCGGAAGCGGCACGAGATGGTCGCTCGTCTTGCCCGCTGCTGCACGCCCGCCCTCTGACGCGACAGTTTCAAAACCGCAGGATGCGAAACCCTTCGCCAGCGCTCCTCTTTGCCTGATCGTCGATGACATGAAGCCGGTGCGCGACGGGATGAATGCCCTCCTGACCAGCTGGGGCTGCCGGACCTACACCGCCGCCAATGGTGAGCAGGCGACCCGACTGTTGGGCTCGAGCCAGCAAGTCCCCGACATCCTTCTTGTCGACAGGCGCCTCGGCGCGGGGCTGGATGGGGGCGTCGACGTCATTCGCCAGCTGAGAGGCCTGTCTGGTCGCAATACGCCGGCCATCCTGATGACGGGCGATATCGCCAATATCGAGGAAGAAGTGGCCGGGCTTGGTATTCACGTCATGCTCAAGCCGGTCGCGCCGGACAATCTGCGGCACATGCTGGGCAAGCTGCTGGCTGCCGCAGACAGGACATTCGCCTGA